One window of candidate division Zixibacteria bacterium HGW-Zixibacteria-1 genomic DNA carries:
- the bamA gene encoding outer membrane protein assembly factor BamA, with the protein MKKIVLITLSTALLFLILYPSVQAKSKLKVGNVSFEGNQIYDDARLIKLMLSRPSSFMHKSYFFPEILETDIENILNFYHQNGYLEASVPEKTVIADTAQNKVDIHLSLNEGELTRVEGLSIFGNYAFDDSTLLAFVNLKKGDPFRRINIQDGMLAMISLYAEHGYLDATIKPDIRINSETHLAVVDFTVTEKVPAAISSITIEGLKETRPNVVMRELLFKEGEVIHYSALLKSQRRLYMTGLFESVFIRPVSTSDIDPAGKDILIDLNESIPSEFNASVGFGSVDKVRGRVELLTTNLAGTARKAGGAISGSFIRRAAEASFTEPYTLGTRWRTDVNMMLEYLIEPGYNFLRYGGRMTFGHYFAEKFFITVSYRHEDSRLSHIETLEQPKDFKPKIRSFIFSISRDTRDNLFNPLRGTYSEWTSEVAGTFLQGTNSFARSIVRFKIFYPFNRETVLASALEIGWIDNFRSGEEIPLNERFYAGGPNTIRGFGYQLAGPLQYDGVPLGGNFKIVWNLVEVRRTLYKIFGGVIFVDIGNVWSEAKDFSFGDIRPAAGAGIRINTPLGIVRLDYGANLDRRGSEPRDKIFFSMGQAF; encoded by the coding sequence ATGAAAAAGATTGTCTTAATCACGTTAAGTACGGCCCTCCTCTTTTTGATTCTATACCCGTCTGTTCAGGCTAAATCGAAGCTTAAGGTCGGAAATGTTTCATTCGAGGGAAATCAGATATATGATGACGCCCGCCTGATCAAACTTATGCTGAGCCGGCCCTCATCATTCATGCACAAATCCTATTTTTTCCCTGAAATACTCGAGACCGATATCGAAAATATCCTGAACTTCTATCATCAAAACGGCTATCTGGAGGCATCGGTTCCCGAGAAAACTGTCATCGCCGATACGGCGCAAAACAAAGTCGATATTCATTTGTCGCTGAATGAAGGGGAACTTACACGAGTCGAGGGTCTGTCGATATTCGGCAACTATGCTTTTGACGATTCCACGCTTCTGGCTTTCGTCAATCTCAAAAAGGGTGATCCTTTCCGAAGAATAAACATTCAGGACGGAATGCTGGCCATGATATCCCTGTACGCCGAGCATGGTTACCTCGATGCCACAATAAAGCCGGACATCAGGATTAACAGCGAAACGCATCTGGCGGTGGTCGACTTTACGGTCACTGAAAAAGTCCCGGCGGCGATATCATCGATTACGATTGAGGGATTGAAAGAAACCCGACCCAATGTCGTCATGCGGGAATTACTTTTTAAGGAAGGCGAAGTGATTCATTACTCGGCACTTTTGAAATCTCAACGCCGCTTGTACATGACCGGATTGTTCGAAAGCGTGTTCATCCGACCGGTATCGACATCCGACATTGATCCCGCCGGAAAAGACATTCTGATTGATCTGAATGAATCAATACCGAGCGAATTCAATGCTTCGGTCGGATTTGGCTCGGTTGATAAGGTCCGCGGACGAGTAGAACTGCTGACCACCAATCTTGCAGGAACCGCCCGAAAGGCGGGCGGGGCGATCAGCGGCAGTTTTATTCGCCGTGCCGCGGAAGCATCATTCACCGAACCGTACACTCTCGGCACGCGCTGGCGAACCGATGTCAATATGATGCTGGAGTACCTGATCGAACCGGGATACAATTTCCTGCGCTACGGCGGCCGCATGACTTTCGGGCATTATTTTGCCGAAAAGTTTTTTATAACAGTCTCATATCGTCATGAGGATTCCCGCCTCAGCCATATAGAAACACTCGAACAGCCGAAAGATTTCAAACCGAAAATCCGAAGTTTTATCTTCAGCATCAGCCGGGATACACGTGATAACCTGTTCAATCCCCTGCGCGGCACGTATTCCGAATGGACCAGTGAAGTGGCCGGGACGTTTCTCCAGGGAACCAACAGCTTTGCCCGTTCGATAGTCAGGTTCAAAATATTCTATCCCTTCAACCGTGAGACGGTCCTTGCTTCGGCGCTGGAAATAGGCTGGATAGATAATTTCCGCAGCGGCGAGGAAATTCCTCTCAATGAGCGTTTTTATGCGGGAGGTCCCAATACCATTCGCGGATTCGGCTATCAACTGGCCGGCCCGCTTCAGTACGACGGTGTCCCGCTGGGCGGAAATTTTAAAATCGTCTGGAATCTGGTGGAAGTACGCAGGACCCTGTATAAAATTTTCGGCGGAGTCATCTTTGTCGATATCGGTAATGTCTGGAGTGAAGCGAAGGATTTCAGCTTTGGCGATATTCGCCCGGCTGCCGGAGCCGGAATCCGAATCAACACGCCGCTTGGAATTGTCCGTCTCGATTATGGCGCCAATCTCGA
- the corA gene encoding magnesium and cobalt transport protein CorA: protein MPRLIKKLSKSRGLKPGAVVFVGEQKVETVRIHIIDYDETNLDEKEVATVEECFPFKETPTVTWINIDGLHDVQTIEKIGSHFDLHPLIMEDIANTGQRPKLDVSDQYLFIALKMLYNNPDNGEMKSEQFSFVIGRNFVISFQEREGDVFGPVRDRIRKTLPRARFMNPDYLAYSLMDAVVDGYFSVLEALGERIEAMEDVLIGNPTPESLETIHELKRELIYMRKSVWPLREVIGGLERLESPLINSATRAYLRDLYEHAIQVIDTVETFRDSVSGLLDIYLSSVSNRMNEVMKVLTIIATIFIPLGFLAGVYGMNFDTGAGPMNMPELGLPYGYLLFWGLALLVGGGLFIFFKRKRWI, encoded by the coding sequence ATGCCTCGCCTGATCAAAAAACTTTCCAAAAGCAGGGGCCTGAAACCCGGAGCAGTCGTATTTGTCGGCGAGCAAAAGGTGGAAACAGTCCGGATTCACATTATTGATTATGATGAAACCAATCTGGATGAAAAAGAGGTTGCGACGGTCGAAGAGTGTTTTCCATTCAAGGAAACACCCACTGTGACGTGGATAAATATCGACGGCCTTCACGACGTGCAGACTATCGAGAAAATCGGCAGCCATTTCGATCTCCACCCGCTGATCATGGAAGATATCGCCAATACCGGACAGCGGCCCAAGCTTGATGTTTCCGATCAGTACCTGTTCATTGCCCTGAAGATGCTTTACAACAATCCGGATAACGGCGAGATGAAATCGGAGCAGTTCAGCTTTGTCATCGGACGCAATTTCGTAATATCCTTCCAGGAGCGCGAGGGTGATGTTTTCGGACCGGTCCGAGATCGCATCCGAAAGACTCTGCCGAGGGCGCGCTTCATGAATCCCGATTACCTTGCTTATAGCCTGATGGACGCCGTTGTCGACGGTTACTTCTCGGTCCTGGAAGCACTCGGAGAGCGGATTGAAGCCATGGAGGACGTGCTCATCGGCAATCCGACCCCGGAGAGTCTGGAAACGATTCATGAACTGAAGCGGGAATTGATCTATATGCGCAAATCGGTCTGGCCGTTGAGGGAGGTTATCGGCGGGCTCGAAAGACTGGAATCGCCGCTGATCAACAGCGCCACCCGGGCATATTTGAGAGATTTATACGAACATGCGATTCAGGTCATCGACACCGTCGAAACATTTCGAGACTCTGTTTCGGGGCTGCTTGACATTTACTTGTCCAGTGTCAGCAACAGAATGAACGAGGTGATGAAGGTCCTGACCATTATAGCCACAATCTTTATTCCGCTCGGTTTCCTGGCCGGAGTTTACGGGATGAATTTCGATACCGGCGCCGGCCCGATGAACATGCCGGAGCTGGGACTACCCTATGGATATCTGCTTTTCTGGGGTCTGGCGCTGCTTGTCGGCGGCGGCCTCTTTATATTCTTCAAACGTAAGCGCTGGATTTAG
- a CDS encoding mechanosensitive ion channel protein MscS, translating into MALLESFYESIRELLPTGITLILIILIVLAVRYFLDRRSASKASGQVGRQLITILLSFIGLIVVIMVIPDQFLSETSRGQLLSLIGILLSAAIALSSTTLIGNAMAGMMLRIIKGFRTGDFVRVGDHFGRVTERGLFHIEIQTEDRDLTTLPNIYLVTNPVKVIRSSGTIVSADVSLGYDIPHDKVETVLKEAALAAELNDPFVFVMELGDFSVTYRAAGMLSEVKQIISSRSRLRQMMLDKLHENGIEIVSPTFMNTRALQVNKAIIPDKSNIQSEINGSATTPEKIVFDKAEEAESLEKLSGKYEEAGKEIESLKAQLKEAGDDEAKEKIKNQIDRLEARRIRLAEYIKTRNESTK; encoded by the coding sequence ATGGCCCTGTTGGAGTCATTTTACGAGTCAATCAGGGAATTGCTTCCCACCGGAATAACCCTGATATTAATTATCCTTATAGTTTTGGCTGTCAGGTATTTTCTGGACCGGCGCTCGGCCTCGAAAGCCAGCGGCCAGGTCGGACGCCAGTTGATAACAATCTTGCTTTCATTTATCGGACTGATAGTGGTGATAATGGTCATACCCGACCAATTTCTTTCCGAGACCTCCCGCGGCCAGCTTCTCAGCCTCATCGGCATACTCCTGAGCGCCGCGATCGCGCTATCATCGACGACATTAATCGGCAATGCCATGGCCGGGATGATGCTTCGCATTATCAAAGGTTTCCGGACCGGGGATTTCGTCAGGGTGGGAGATCATTTCGGCAGAGTTACCGAACGCGGCCTGTTTCATATCGAGATACAGACCGAAGACAGAGATTTGACCACATTGCCGAATATCTATCTGGTCACCAATCCGGTCAAAGTCATCCGTTCTTCGGGGACAATAGTATCGGCGGATGTTTCACTCGGCTATGATATCCCGCATGATAAAGTTGAGACGGTGCTGAAGGAAGCCGCACTGGCCGCCGAATTGAATGATCCCTTTGTCTTTGTAATGGAATTAGGTGATTTTTCGGTTACCTATCGTGCCGCCGGAATGCTGAGTGAGGTTAAGCAGATAATTTCATCACGATCAAGATTGCGGCAGATGATGCTGGATAAACTGCATGAAAACGGGATCGAGATTGTCTCCCCTACATTCATGAATACCCGCGCATTACAGGTGAATAAAGCTATAATCCCTGATAAATCGAATATTCAAAGCGAAATTAACGGTTCCGCAACTACCCCTGAAAAAATAGTCTTTGACAAGGCCGAGGAAGCCGAGTCGCTGGAAAAATTGAGCGGGAAGTACGAAGAAGCCGGTAAAGAGATTGAATCCCTGAAGGCACAGCTGAAAGAAGCCGGAGATGATGAGGCCAAAGAAAAAATAAAGAATCAAATTGACCGTCTTGAAGCGCGGCGAATACGCCTGGCGGAATATATTAAAACCAGGAATGAATCTACAAAGTAA